A genomic region of Metopolophium dirhodum isolate CAU chromosome 1, ASM1992520v1, whole genome shotgun sequence contains the following coding sequences:
- the LOC132934881 gene encoding protein timeless isoform X3, whose amino-acid sequence MDELFKNSNTQNMFAQLGTRVGNDYVPSKNCYMILMHIYEKLNSSERSATHLRQIIGFSQLLSQHLIPMFIAVNNDNIIDILLKILVSLISPIESLMLVEKNVGENGDNSTLLGLNWMMSMSKAAWADLKAIKRIMEVIKEHMKKLSCCPVGYTNNYSISFISDCLRLIKNILHIPNEQYQNTILWMIFSEQFDEIIISLIANSNRGHWAVLIIELIALIFKNQHVEQMSMQIIKMNETKKFDSSEDNESNTSSKYPNKMIGNLRKNNLMDEEDKSSKEAIIHNLNVHTVNDKLDSTKTKFEELLLLAELNLKKGDDDETSNSNNLNTESRRNSITEIRRNSITESRRNSYTETRRNSNRESRRNSLEQIKFEFEMKSYKPTLGSAICRRKEKSRKKKYTKKNFKTKLKLPSLPIQFNVPNEICMISYFLQKFTVRFLQNGFNTLVDELYNLLTSNSHQHIDTSLYFWILTYFCRFCKLNNIKLKLVRRIVSFKLISFIVHEGLKISEQLTIAKLQKSPNIHLKVRHLHLAIMAIKEVIKTIEFYRQTAVESPIYADLIKDLQNSGNNSPESITWAKDLKSLFTLLIRYYDSDIQIIEYLHDLIVTNHMVLSLFDTLKDCWNLNDNITAYIKKFAVPDIMYKYGLVLQNYEKNSEIVNESVLVMMHHVITKVENTTSLFQPIILKTFLKIFENNDYQYKRWSDLIENVLNKFLNIPHTVNCSENTLRGIPCIYKSTNQRMNF is encoded by the exons atggatgaactatttaaaaatagtaacacGCAAAATATGTTTGCACAATTGGGAACTCGAGTTGGTAATGATTATGTCCCATCCAAGAATTGTTAta TGATACTTATGCATATCTACGAAAAATTGAATTCATCAGAAAGAAGTGCAACACATCTTAGGCAGATAATTGGATTCTCACAACTATTAAGCCAA CACCTCATACCGATGTTTATTGCAGTCAATAACGACAATATAATTGACATTTTGTTGAA AATTCTGGTTAGTTTAATATCACCAATTGAAAGTTTGATGcttgttgaaaaaaatgttggagAAAACGGAGATAATTCCACTTTACTTGGGCTGAATTGGATGATGTCGATGAGCAAAGCAGCATGGGCTGACTTAAAAGCCATCAAACGTATCATGGAAGTTATAAAAGAACAtatgaaaaaa ttgtCTTGCTGCCCTGTAGGATATACCAACAATTACAGTATATCATTTATAAGCGATTGTTtgcgtttaataaaaaatattcttcacATACCCAACGAGCAGtaccaaaatacaatattgtggaTGATTTTTTCCGAACAATTCGATGag attattatttccTTGATCGCCAACTCTAACCGAGGACATTGGGCAGTACTAATCATCGAACTAATTGCTCTGATTTTTAAGAATCAACACGTTGAACAGATGTCAATGCAAATCATTAAAATGAATGAAACTAAAAAGTTTGATAGTTCCGAAGACAATGAAAGCAATACGTCGTCAAAATAtcca aataaaatgATAGGGAATCTACGCAAAAACAATTTGATGGATGAAGAAGACAAGAGTTCCAAAGAagctataatacataatttaaacgtACATACTGTAAATGATAAACTCGACTCTACTAAAACTAAATTTGAAGAACTTCTACTATTAGCTGAgctcaacttaaaaaa gGGAGATGATGACGAAACAAGTAATTCTAACAATTTGAACACAGAGTCTAGAAGAAATTCGATCACAGAAATTAGGAGAAATTCGATCACAGAATCTAGAAGAAATTCGTACACGGAAACTAGAAGAAATTCGAACAGAGAATCTAGAAGAAATTCGcttgaacaaattaaatttgaatttgaaatgaaATCCTATAAACCAACTTTGGGGAGTGCCATTTGTAGAAGAAAAGAGAAAtcacgcaaaaaaaaatatacaaaaaaaaattttaaaaccaa ATTGAAGTTACCAAGTTTACCAATACAGTTCAATGTGCCAAATGAGATATGCATGATATCATATTTTCTTCAGAAATTTACTGTTCGTTTTCTACAAAATGGATTCAATACTTTAGTCGACGaactttataatttactcaCATCTAATTCACATCAACACATTGATACTTCACTTTATTTCTGGATATTAACATACTTTTGTAGATTCTGCAAGTTGAACaacattaaattgaaattagtcag ACGAATTGTATCTTTCAAACTGATTTCATTCATCGTTCACGAGGGTCTTAAAATATCAGAACAATTAACTATTGCAAAACTGCAAAAATCtcctaatattcatttaaaagtcAGACATTTGCATTTG GCCATCATGGCTATTAAAGAGGTGATAAAAACCATCGAGTTCTATCGCCAAACTGCTGTTGAGTCACCAATTTACGCAGATCTAATAAAAGATCTTCAGA ATTCAGGCAACAACTCTCCAGAATCAATCACTTGGGCAAAGGACCTCAAGTCTTTATTCACATTACTAATTCGTTACTATGATAGTGACATACAGATTATTGAATACTTGCATGATTTAATAGTTACAAATCATATGGTATTGTCATTGTTTGATACCCTTAAAGATTGTTGGAATTTAAACGACAATATTACTGCGTACatcaaaaa GTTTGCTGTTCCTGACATAATGTACAAATATGGACTGGTACtccaaaattacgaaaaaaatagCGAAATTGTCAACGAATCCGTGCTTGTCATGATGCATCATGTAATAACTAAAGTCGAAAACACTACATCACTCTTTCAACCGatcattttgaaaacatttttgaaaattttcgaaaataatGATTATCAGTACAAA agGTGGTCTGATttgattgaaaatgttttaaacaagtTTCTAAATATACCACACACAGTGAACTGTTCTGAAAACACTCTTCGTGGAATTCCGTGTATCTACAAATCAACAAATCAACGAAtgaacttttaa
- the LOC132934881 gene encoding protein timeless isoform X2 — MDELFKNSNTQNMFAQLGTRVGNDYVPSKNCYMILMHIYEKLNSSERSATHLRQIIGFSQLLSQHLIPMFIAVNNDNIIDILLKILVSLISPIESLMLVEKNVGENGDNSTLLGLNWMMSMSKAAWADLKAIKRIMEVIKEHMKKLSCCPVGYTNNYSISFISDCLRLIKNILHIPNEQYQNTILWMIFSEQFDEIIISLIANSNRGHWAVLIIELIALIFKNQHVEQMSMQIIKMNETKKFDSSEDNESNTSSKYPKYGRNSSPENLSELSNEDCDDDANFKLNKMIGNLRKNNLMDEEDKSSKEAIIHNLNVHTVNDKLDSTKTKFEELLLLAELNLKKGDDDETSNSNNLNTESRRNSITEIRRNSITESRRNSYTETRRNSNRESRRNSLEQIKFEFEMKSYKPTLGSAICRRKEKSRKKKYTKKNFKTKLKLPSLPIQFNVPNEICMISYFLQKFTVRFLQNGFNTLVDELYNLLTSNSHQHIDTSLYFWILTYFCRFCKLNNIKLKLVRRIVSFKLISFIVHEGLKISEQLTIAKLQKSPNIHLKVRHLHLAIMAIKEVIKTIEFYRQTAVESPIYADLIKDLQNSGNNSPESITWAKDLKSLFTLLIRYYDSDIQIIEYLHDLIVTNHMVLSLFDTLKDCWNLNDNITAYIKKFAVPDIMYKYGLVLQNYEKNSEIVNESVLVMMHHVITKVENTTSLFQPIILKTFLKIFENNDYQYKRWSDLIENVLNKFLNIPHTVNCSENTLRGIPCIYKSTNQRMNF; from the exons atggatgaactatttaaaaatagtaacacGCAAAATATGTTTGCACAATTGGGAACTCGAGTTGGTAATGATTATGTCCCATCCAAGAATTGTTAta TGATACTTATGCATATCTACGAAAAATTGAATTCATCAGAAAGAAGTGCAACACATCTTAGGCAGATAATTGGATTCTCACAACTATTAAGCCAA CACCTCATACCGATGTTTATTGCAGTCAATAACGACAATATAATTGACATTTTGTTGAA AATTCTGGTTAGTTTAATATCACCAATTGAAAGTTTGATGcttgttgaaaaaaatgttggagAAAACGGAGATAATTCCACTTTACTTGGGCTGAATTGGATGATGTCGATGAGCAAAGCAGCATGGGCTGACTTAAAAGCCATCAAACGTATCATGGAAGTTATAAAAGAACAtatgaaaaaa ttgtCTTGCTGCCCTGTAGGATATACCAACAATTACAGTATATCATTTATAAGCGATTGTTtgcgtttaataaaaaatattcttcacATACCCAACGAGCAGtaccaaaatacaatattgtggaTGATTTTTTCCGAACAATTCGATGag attattatttccTTGATCGCCAACTCTAACCGAGGACATTGGGCAGTACTAATCATCGAACTAATTGCTCTGATTTTTAAGAATCAACACGTTGAACAGATGTCAATGCAAATCATTAAAATGAATGAAACTAAAAAGTTTGATAGTTCCGAAGACAATGAAAGCAATACGTCGTCAAAATAtcca aaATACGGAAGAAATTCATCGCCAGAAAATTTATCCGAATTATCAAACGAGGACTGTGATGATGATGCCAATTTTAAATtg aataaaatgATAGGGAATCTACGCAAAAACAATTTGATGGATGAAGAAGACAAGAGTTCCAAAGAagctataatacataatttaaacgtACATACTGTAAATGATAAACTCGACTCTACTAAAACTAAATTTGAAGAACTTCTACTATTAGCTGAgctcaacttaaaaaa gGGAGATGATGACGAAACAAGTAATTCTAACAATTTGAACACAGAGTCTAGAAGAAATTCGATCACAGAAATTAGGAGAAATTCGATCACAGAATCTAGAAGAAATTCGTACACGGAAACTAGAAGAAATTCGAACAGAGAATCTAGAAGAAATTCGcttgaacaaattaaatttgaatttgaaatgaaATCCTATAAACCAACTTTGGGGAGTGCCATTTGTAGAAGAAAAGAGAAAtcacgcaaaaaaaaatatacaaaaaaaaattttaaaaccaa ATTGAAGTTACCAAGTTTACCAATACAGTTCAATGTGCCAAATGAGATATGCATGATATCATATTTTCTTCAGAAATTTACTGTTCGTTTTCTACAAAATGGATTCAATACTTTAGTCGACGaactttataatttactcaCATCTAATTCACATCAACACATTGATACTTCACTTTATTTCTGGATATTAACATACTTTTGTAGATTCTGCAAGTTGAACaacattaaattgaaattagtcag ACGAATTGTATCTTTCAAACTGATTTCATTCATCGTTCACGAGGGTCTTAAAATATCAGAACAATTAACTATTGCAAAACTGCAAAAATCtcctaatattcatttaaaagtcAGACATTTGCATTTG GCCATCATGGCTATTAAAGAGGTGATAAAAACCATCGAGTTCTATCGCCAAACTGCTGTTGAGTCACCAATTTACGCAGATCTAATAAAAGATCTTCAGA ATTCAGGCAACAACTCTCCAGAATCAATCACTTGGGCAAAGGACCTCAAGTCTTTATTCACATTACTAATTCGTTACTATGATAGTGACATACAGATTATTGAATACTTGCATGATTTAATAGTTACAAATCATATGGTATTGTCATTGTTTGATACCCTTAAAGATTGTTGGAATTTAAACGACAATATTACTGCGTACatcaaaaa GTTTGCTGTTCCTGACATAATGTACAAATATGGACTGGTACtccaaaattacgaaaaaaatagCGAAATTGTCAACGAATCCGTGCTTGTCATGATGCATCATGTAATAACTAAAGTCGAAAACACTACATCACTCTTTCAACCGatcattttgaaaacatttttgaaaattttcgaaaataatGATTATCAGTACAAA agGTGGTCTGATttgattgaaaatgttttaaacaagtTTCTAAATATACCACACACAGTGAACTGTTCTGAAAACACTCTTCGTGGAATTCCGTGTATCTACAAATCAACAAATCAACGAAtgaacttttaa
- the LOC132934881 gene encoding protein timeless isoform X1, giving the protein MDELFKNSNTQNMFAQLGTRVGNDYVPSKNCYMILMHIYEKLNSSERSATHLRQIIGFSQLLSQHLIPMFIAVNNDNIIDILLKILVSLISPIESLMLVEKNVGENGDNSTLLGLNWMMSMSKAAWADLKAIKRIMEVIKEHMKKLSCCPVGYTNNYSISFISDCLRLIKNILHIPNEQYQNTILWMIFSEQFDEIIISLIANSNRGHWAVLIIELIALIFKNQHVEQMSMQIIKMNETKKFDSSEDNESNTSSKYPKYGRNSSPENLSELSNEDCDDDANFKLVFINKMIGNLRKNNLMDEEDKSSKEAIIHNLNVHTVNDKLDSTKTKFEELLLLAELNLKKGDDDETSNSNNLNTESRRNSITEIRRNSITESRRNSYTETRRNSNRESRRNSLEQIKFEFEMKSYKPTLGSAICRRKEKSRKKKYTKKNFKTKLKLPSLPIQFNVPNEICMISYFLQKFTVRFLQNGFNTLVDELYNLLTSNSHQHIDTSLYFWILTYFCRFCKLNNIKLKLVRRIVSFKLISFIVHEGLKISEQLTIAKLQKSPNIHLKVRHLHLAIMAIKEVIKTIEFYRQTAVESPIYADLIKDLQNSGNNSPESITWAKDLKSLFTLLIRYYDSDIQIIEYLHDLIVTNHMVLSLFDTLKDCWNLNDNITAYIKKFAVPDIMYKYGLVLQNYEKNSEIVNESVLVMMHHVITKVENTTSLFQPIILKTFLKIFENNDYQYKRWSDLIENVLNKFLNIPHTVNCSENTLRGIPCIYKSTNQRMNF; this is encoded by the exons atggatgaactatttaaaaatagtaacacGCAAAATATGTTTGCACAATTGGGAACTCGAGTTGGTAATGATTATGTCCCATCCAAGAATTGTTAta TGATACTTATGCATATCTACGAAAAATTGAATTCATCAGAAAGAAGTGCAACACATCTTAGGCAGATAATTGGATTCTCACAACTATTAAGCCAA CACCTCATACCGATGTTTATTGCAGTCAATAACGACAATATAATTGACATTTTGTTGAA AATTCTGGTTAGTTTAATATCACCAATTGAAAGTTTGATGcttgttgaaaaaaatgttggagAAAACGGAGATAATTCCACTTTACTTGGGCTGAATTGGATGATGTCGATGAGCAAAGCAGCATGGGCTGACTTAAAAGCCATCAAACGTATCATGGAAGTTATAAAAGAACAtatgaaaaaa ttgtCTTGCTGCCCTGTAGGATATACCAACAATTACAGTATATCATTTATAAGCGATTGTTtgcgtttaataaaaaatattcttcacATACCCAACGAGCAGtaccaaaatacaatattgtggaTGATTTTTTCCGAACAATTCGATGag attattatttccTTGATCGCCAACTCTAACCGAGGACATTGGGCAGTACTAATCATCGAACTAATTGCTCTGATTTTTAAGAATCAACACGTTGAACAGATGTCAATGCAAATCATTAAAATGAATGAAACTAAAAAGTTTGATAGTTCCGAAGACAATGAAAGCAATACGTCGTCAAAATAtcca aaATACGGAAGAAATTCATCGCCAGAAAATTTATCCGAATTATCAAACGAGGACTGTGATGATGATGCCAATTTTAAATtggtatttata aataaaatgATAGGGAATCTACGCAAAAACAATTTGATGGATGAAGAAGACAAGAGTTCCAAAGAagctataatacataatttaaacgtACATACTGTAAATGATAAACTCGACTCTACTAAAACTAAATTTGAAGAACTTCTACTATTAGCTGAgctcaacttaaaaaa gGGAGATGATGACGAAACAAGTAATTCTAACAATTTGAACACAGAGTCTAGAAGAAATTCGATCACAGAAATTAGGAGAAATTCGATCACAGAATCTAGAAGAAATTCGTACACGGAAACTAGAAGAAATTCGAACAGAGAATCTAGAAGAAATTCGcttgaacaaattaaatttgaatttgaaatgaaATCCTATAAACCAACTTTGGGGAGTGCCATTTGTAGAAGAAAAGAGAAAtcacgcaaaaaaaaatatacaaaaaaaaattttaaaaccaa ATTGAAGTTACCAAGTTTACCAATACAGTTCAATGTGCCAAATGAGATATGCATGATATCATATTTTCTTCAGAAATTTACTGTTCGTTTTCTACAAAATGGATTCAATACTTTAGTCGACGaactttataatttactcaCATCTAATTCACATCAACACATTGATACTTCACTTTATTTCTGGATATTAACATACTTTTGTAGATTCTGCAAGTTGAACaacattaaattgaaattagtcag ACGAATTGTATCTTTCAAACTGATTTCATTCATCGTTCACGAGGGTCTTAAAATATCAGAACAATTAACTATTGCAAAACTGCAAAAATCtcctaatattcatttaaaagtcAGACATTTGCATTTG GCCATCATGGCTATTAAAGAGGTGATAAAAACCATCGAGTTCTATCGCCAAACTGCTGTTGAGTCACCAATTTACGCAGATCTAATAAAAGATCTTCAGA ATTCAGGCAACAACTCTCCAGAATCAATCACTTGGGCAAAGGACCTCAAGTCTTTATTCACATTACTAATTCGTTACTATGATAGTGACATACAGATTATTGAATACTTGCATGATTTAATAGTTACAAATCATATGGTATTGTCATTGTTTGATACCCTTAAAGATTGTTGGAATTTAAACGACAATATTACTGCGTACatcaaaaa GTTTGCTGTTCCTGACATAATGTACAAATATGGACTGGTACtccaaaattacgaaaaaaatagCGAAATTGTCAACGAATCCGTGCTTGTCATGATGCATCATGTAATAACTAAAGTCGAAAACACTACATCACTCTTTCAACCGatcattttgaaaacatttttgaaaattttcgaaaataatGATTATCAGTACAAA agGTGGTCTGATttgattgaaaatgttttaaacaagtTTCTAAATATACCACACACAGTGAACTGTTCTGAAAACACTCTTCGTGGAATTCCGTGTATCTACAAATCAACAAATCAACGAAtgaacttttaa